In a genomic window of Quercus lobata isolate SW786 chromosome 4, ValleyOak3.0 Primary Assembly, whole genome shotgun sequence:
- the LOC115984922 gene encoding uncharacterized protein At2g29880-like: MGWDPISNTVTATDDAWAAAFAVNHKFKDFKKKGMRHYELLGTLFNSNTATGFLQMSSAQPAPNSDEERELDAAFLSEGVHVNVSTDGFDDMEELPTPSEAQSRRQAEKRPVEASHSSGKRKKGHSLESMTEAIWGFTDMRNRRGKKSIDTGDSAVGAASESVTAAVTLLNQHTDVDHVTYCKVVQELHHAKSRAAFFAMTVDRRRAWIDFIGGGLQ; encoded by the exons ATGGGATGGGACCCCATTTCAAATACGGTGACGGCCACTGACGATGCTTGGGCTGCTGCATTTGCG GTCAATCATAAATTCAAGGACTTCAAGAAAAAGGGGATGAGACACTATGAGCTGTTGGGCACTCTTTTCAATTCAAACACAGCCACGGGTTTCCTGCAAATGTCATCTGCCCAACCAGCTCCCAATagtgatgaagagagagaaCTTGATGCAGCCTTTCTATCTGAGGGGGTACATGTCAATGTCAGCACCGATGGTTTCGATGACATGGAGGAGCTGCCCACACCGAGTGAAGCCCAAAGCCGGAGGCAAGCTGAAAAGCGGCCAGTTGAAGCATCTCATTCAAgtggaaaaaggaagaaagggcaCTCCCTTGAATCCATGACTGAGGCAATATGGGGTTTTACTGACATGAGGAACCGTCGGGGGAAAAAGTCCATCGACACTGGAGACTCTGCTGTGGGGGCTGCCAGTGAGTCAGTTACAGCAGCTGTAACTCTTCTGAACCAGCACACCGATGTCGATCATGTCACGTATTGCAAGGTCGTGCAAGAGCTTCATCATGCCAAGAGTAGAGCCGCTTTTTTTGCCATGACGGTTGATAGAAGAAGGGCCTGGATTGACTTTATTGGGGGTGGATTGCagtag